One stretch of Gadus chalcogrammus isolate NIFS_2021 chromosome 14, NIFS_Gcha_1.0, whole genome shotgun sequence DNA includes these proteins:
- the chrna3 gene encoding neuronal acetylcholine receptor subunit alpha-3 isoform X3 — protein sequence MSQLVKVDELNQIMKTNLWLRHIWNDYKLRWDPKSFGGVEFIRVPSSKIWKPDIVLYNNAVGDFQVDEKTKALLRYNGDVTWIPPAIFKSSCKIDVTYFPFDYQNCTMKFGSWTYDKAKIDLVLIGSTINLKDFWESGEWTIIDAPGYKHDIKYNCCEEIYPDITYSLYIRRLPLFYTVNMIIPCLLISFLTVLVFYLPSDCGEKITLCISVLLSLTVFLLVITEIIPSTSLVIPLIGEYLLFTMIFVTLSIVITVFVLNVHYRTPKTHTMPGWVRRVFLGMLPRVMFMTRPEREPENEVVVSSAPPLPPRLCAVRSCSALRLHPQHPQHLARSQPLFINTELSRVNSLTREPAKAPRYEGKCWHQRGSNLPADCRGGSGGLGSLGALSGGSAAGMGLSSPCSSSSSVEGGLVFLSPMSPEVREAIESVQYIAENMRLQNEAQEVQDDWKYVAMVIDRIFLWVFVLVCILGTAGLFLEPLLLGDDI from the exons ATGTCTCAACTGGTCAAAGTG GACGAACTGAACCAAATCATGAAGACCAATCTTTGGCTGAGACAC ATCTGGAATGACTACAAACTAAGATGGGATCCAAAAAGCTTTGGTGGAGTAGAGTTCATTAGAGTGCCATCCAGCAAAATATGGAAACCAGACATTGTGTTGTACAACAA TGCAGTTGGAGACTTTCAGGTGGATGAGAAAACCAAGGCCTTGCTCCGTTACAACGGGGACGTCACCTGGATCCCTCCGGCTATTTTCAAGAGCTCCTGCAAAATAGACGTCACGTACTTCCCATTTGACTACCAGAATTGCACCATGAAGTTCGGCTCGTGGACCTACGACAAGGCCAAGATCGACTTGGTGCTGATCGGCTCCACCATTAACCTCAAAGACTTCTGGGAAAGCGGTGAGTGGACCATCATCGACGCCCCGGGCTACAAACACGACATCAAGTACAACTGCTGTGAGGAGATCTACCCGGACATCACCTACTCGCTGTACATCCGTCGACTGCCCCTCTTCTACACCGTCAACATGATCATCCCCTGCCTGCTCATCTCCTTCCTCACCGTCCTGGTCTTCTACCTGCCCTCCGACTGCGGGGAGAAGATCACGCTGTGCATATCCGTCCTGCTCTCCTTGACCGTGTTCCTGCTCGTCATCACCGAGATCATCCCGTCCACCTCGCTGGTGATCCCCTTGATCGGCGAGTACCTCCTCTTCACCATGATCTTCGTCACCCTCTCTATCGTCATCACCGTCTTCGTGCTGAACGTCCACTACCGCACCCCAAAGACCCACACTATGCCCGGCTGGGTGCGCAGGGTGTTTCTCGGCATGCTGCCCAGGGTCATGTTCATGACCCGGCCGGAGAGAGAGCCCGAGAACGAGGTGGTGGTCAGTTCTGCTCCTCCGCTGCCGCCCAGACTGTGTGCGGTGCGCTCGTGCTCCGCTCTGCGACTGCATCCGCAGCatccgcagca CCTGGCCCGCAGCCAGCCGCTCTTCATTAACACAGAGCTCTCCAGAGTCAACAGCTTGACCAGAGAGCCAGCCAAGGCCCCGCGCTACGAGGGAAAATGCTGGCACCAAAGGGGCTCCAACCTCCCTGCGGACTGCAGGGGAGGAAGCGGAGGGCTGGGCAGTCTCGGGGCCCTCAGTGGAGGTAGCGCTGCCGGGATGGGCCTGAGTAGTCCCTGCTCCAGTTCGAGCTCAGTGGAAGGAGGCCTGGTGTTCTTGTCCCCGATGTCCCCGGAGGTGAGGGAGGCCATCGAGAGTGTTCAGTATATAGCGGAGAATATGAGGCTTCAGAATGAAGCCCAGGAG GTTCAAGATGACTGGAAGTATGTCGCCATGGTGATTGACAGGATCTTCCTGTGGGTTTTTGTTCTGGTCTGCATCCTGGGAACAGCTGGACTTTTCCTGGAGCCGCTGCTACTTGGAGACGACATTTGA
- the chrna3 gene encoding neuronal acetylcholine receptor subunit alpha-3 isoform X1, producing the protein MSQLVKVDELNQIMKTNLWLRHIWNDYKLRWDPKSFGGVEFIRVPSSKIWKPDIVLYNNAVGDFQVDEKTKALLRYNGDVTWIPPAIFKSSCKIDVTYFPFDYQNCTMKFGSWTYDKAKIDLVLIGSTINLKDFWESGEWTIIDAPGYKHDIKYNCCEEIYPDITYSLYIRRLPLFYTVNMIIPCLLISFLTVLVFYLPSDCGEKITLCISVLLSLTVFLLVITEIIPSTSLVIPLIGEYLLFTMIFVTLSIVITVFVLNVHYRTPKTHTMPGWVRRVFLGMLPRVMFMTRPEREPENEVVVSSAPPLPPRLCAVRSCSALRLHPQHPQQQQQQQQQQQQRKPRSKATSVLSSLARSQPLFINTELSRVNSLTREPAKAPRYEGKCWHQRGSNLPADCRGGSGGLGSLGALSGGSAAGMGLSSPCSSSSSVEGGLVFLSPMSPEVREAIESVQYIAENMRLQNEAQEVQDDWKYVAMVIDRIFLWVFVLVCILGTAGLFLEPLLLGDDI; encoded by the exons ATGTCTCAACTGGTCAAAGTG GACGAACTGAACCAAATCATGAAGACCAATCTTTGGCTGAGACAC ATCTGGAATGACTACAAACTAAGATGGGATCCAAAAAGCTTTGGTGGAGTAGAGTTCATTAGAGTGCCATCCAGCAAAATATGGAAACCAGACATTGTGTTGTACAACAA TGCAGTTGGAGACTTTCAGGTGGATGAGAAAACCAAGGCCTTGCTCCGTTACAACGGGGACGTCACCTGGATCCCTCCGGCTATTTTCAAGAGCTCCTGCAAAATAGACGTCACGTACTTCCCATTTGACTACCAGAATTGCACCATGAAGTTCGGCTCGTGGACCTACGACAAGGCCAAGATCGACTTGGTGCTGATCGGCTCCACCATTAACCTCAAAGACTTCTGGGAAAGCGGTGAGTGGACCATCATCGACGCCCCGGGCTACAAACACGACATCAAGTACAACTGCTGTGAGGAGATCTACCCGGACATCACCTACTCGCTGTACATCCGTCGACTGCCCCTCTTCTACACCGTCAACATGATCATCCCCTGCCTGCTCATCTCCTTCCTCACCGTCCTGGTCTTCTACCTGCCCTCCGACTGCGGGGAGAAGATCACGCTGTGCATATCCGTCCTGCTCTCCTTGACCGTGTTCCTGCTCGTCATCACCGAGATCATCCCGTCCACCTCGCTGGTGATCCCCTTGATCGGCGAGTACCTCCTCTTCACCATGATCTTCGTCACCCTCTCTATCGTCATCACCGTCTTCGTGCTGAACGTCCACTACCGCACCCCAAAGACCCACACTATGCCCGGCTGGGTGCGCAGGGTGTTTCTCGGCATGCTGCCCAGGGTCATGTTCATGACCCGGCCGGAGAGAGAGCCCGAGAACGAGGTGGTGGTCAGTTCTGCTCCTCCGCTGCCGCCCAGACTGTGTGCGGTGCGCTCGTGCTCCGCTCTGCGACTGCATCCGCAGCatccgcagcagcagcagcagcagcagcagcagcagcagcagcgtaaGCCCCGGTCGAAGGCCACCAGCGTGTTGTCCAGCCTGGCCCGCAGCCAGCCGCTCTTCATTAACACAGAGCTCTCCAGAGTCAACAGCTTGACCAGAGAGCCAGCCAAGGCCCCGCGCTACGAGGGAAAATGCTGGCACCAAAGGGGCTCCAACCTCCCTGCGGACTGCAGGGGAGGAAGCGGAGGGCTGGGCAGTCTCGGGGCCCTCAGTGGAGGTAGCGCTGCCGGGATGGGCCTGAGTAGTCCCTGCTCCAGTTCGAGCTCAGTGGAAGGAGGCCTGGTGTTCTTGTCCCCGATGTCCCCGGAGGTGAGGGAGGCCATCGAGAGTGTTCAGTATATAGCGGAGAATATGAGGCTTCAGAATGAAGCCCAGGAG GTTCAAGATGACTGGAAGTATGTCGCCATGGTGATTGACAGGATCTTCCTGTGGGTTTTTGTTCTGGTCTGCATCCTGGGAACAGCTGGACTTTTCCTGGAGCCGCTGCTACTTGGAGACGACATTTGA
- the chrna3 gene encoding neuronal acetylcholine receptor subunit alpha-3 isoform X2, which translates to MSQLVKVDELNQIMKTNLWLRHIWNDYKLRWDPKSFGGVEFIRVPSSKIWKPDIVLYNNAVGDFQVDEKTKALLRYNGDVTWIPPAIFKSSCKIDVTYFPFDYQNCTMKFGSWTYDKAKIDLVLIGSTINLKDFWESGEWTIIDAPGYKHDIKYNCCEEIYPDITYSLYIRRLPLFYTVNMIIPCLLISFLTVLVFYLPSDCGEKITLCISVLLSLTVFLLVITEIIPSTSLVIPLIGEYLLFTMIFVTLSIVITVFVLNVHYRTPKTHTMPGWVRRVFLGMLPRVMFMTRPEREPENEVVVSSAPPLPPRLCAVRSCSQRKPRSKATSVLSSLARSQPLFINTELSRVNSLTREPAKAPRYEGKCWHQRGSNLPADCRGGSGGLGSLGALSGGSAAGMGLSSPCSSSSSVEGGLVFLSPMSPEVREAIESVQYIAENMRLQNEAQEVQDDWKYVAMVIDRIFLWVFVLVCILGTAGLFLEPLLLGDDI; encoded by the exons ATGTCTCAACTGGTCAAAGTG GACGAACTGAACCAAATCATGAAGACCAATCTTTGGCTGAGACAC ATCTGGAATGACTACAAACTAAGATGGGATCCAAAAAGCTTTGGTGGAGTAGAGTTCATTAGAGTGCCATCCAGCAAAATATGGAAACCAGACATTGTGTTGTACAACAA TGCAGTTGGAGACTTTCAGGTGGATGAGAAAACCAAGGCCTTGCTCCGTTACAACGGGGACGTCACCTGGATCCCTCCGGCTATTTTCAAGAGCTCCTGCAAAATAGACGTCACGTACTTCCCATTTGACTACCAGAATTGCACCATGAAGTTCGGCTCGTGGACCTACGACAAGGCCAAGATCGACTTGGTGCTGATCGGCTCCACCATTAACCTCAAAGACTTCTGGGAAAGCGGTGAGTGGACCATCATCGACGCCCCGGGCTACAAACACGACATCAAGTACAACTGCTGTGAGGAGATCTACCCGGACATCACCTACTCGCTGTACATCCGTCGACTGCCCCTCTTCTACACCGTCAACATGATCATCCCCTGCCTGCTCATCTCCTTCCTCACCGTCCTGGTCTTCTACCTGCCCTCCGACTGCGGGGAGAAGATCACGCTGTGCATATCCGTCCTGCTCTCCTTGACCGTGTTCCTGCTCGTCATCACCGAGATCATCCCGTCCACCTCGCTGGTGATCCCCTTGATCGGCGAGTACCTCCTCTTCACCATGATCTTCGTCACCCTCTCTATCGTCATCACCGTCTTCGTGCTGAACGTCCACTACCGCACCCCAAAGACCCACACTATGCCCGGCTGGGTGCGCAGGGTGTTTCTCGGCATGCTGCCCAGGGTCATGTTCATGACCCGGCCGGAGAGAGAGCCCGAGAACGAGGTGGTGGTCAGTTCTGCTCCTCCGCTGCCGCCCAGACTGTGTGCGGTGCGCTCGTGCTCC cagcgtaaGCCCCGGTCGAAGGCCACCAGCGTGTTGTCCAGCCTGGCCCGCAGCCAGCCGCTCTTCATTAACACAGAGCTCTCCAGAGTCAACAGCTTGACCAGAGAGCCAGCCAAGGCCCCGCGCTACGAGGGAAAATGCTGGCACCAAAGGGGCTCCAACCTCCCTGCGGACTGCAGGGGAGGAAGCGGAGGGCTGGGCAGTCTCGGGGCCCTCAGTGGAGGTAGCGCTGCCGGGATGGGCCTGAGTAGTCCCTGCTCCAGTTCGAGCTCAGTGGAAGGAGGCCTGGTGTTCTTGTCCCCGATGTCCCCGGAGGTGAGGGAGGCCATCGAGAGTGTTCAGTATATAGCGGAGAATATGAGGCTTCAGAATGAAGCCCAGGAG GTTCAAGATGACTGGAAGTATGTCGCCATGGTGATTGACAGGATCTTCCTGTGGGTTTTTGTTCTGGTCTGCATCCTGGGAACAGCTGGACTTTTCCTGGAGCCGCTGCTACTTGGAGACGACATTTGA